A portion of the Deinococcus peraridilitoris DSM 19664 genome contains these proteins:
- the fdhF gene encoding formate dehydrogenase subunit alpha: MKGTYANNSLAEASLNTNELQVTVNGTPQRARAGEPLLEVINRAGLEIPQVCYHPQLGPIQTCDTCLVEVNGELVRSCGTPVTEGLSVRTETEAARRSRAAAFDKILGNHLLYCTVCDNNNGNCVVHNTTALLRVEHQVTPYHPKPYPKDESNPFYRYDPDQCILCGRCVEACQNLQVNETLTINWEDPNPRVLWDGGRPIDESSCVSCGHCVTVCPCNALMEKSMLGEAGLMTDLPLPIFNSAVDLVKAAEPSVGYGPILRLSDTEHAMREESIKRTKTVCTYCGVGCSFEVWTKDRHILKVEPTHGPANGVSTCIKGKFGWDYVNSDRRVTTPLIREGNTFREASWDEALSYIARRMTEIKAAHGPDALAFIASSKCTNEESWLMQKLARSVIGTNNMDNCSRYCQSPATMGLWRTVGYGGDSGSISDIEQAGLVIGIGTNTAESHPVLATRVKRSHKLRGQRLIVADLREHEMAQRADLFVRPNPGTDFVWLSAVARFILDEGLEDKEFLARWVNDLDEFRASIEEYTLERAEEITGISQDVLRQIAHEIVNADGTCIMWAMGVTQQCGGSETSTAISNLLLVTGNYMRPGAGSYPLRGHNNVQGASDMGAMPNFVGGYQSINDEGVRAKFAAKWGTELPTNKGLDNHEMVHGIHAGTIKAVYLKGEEMGLVDSNINYVDQAFEMLEFFVVQEVFFSRTAEFADVVLPASPSLEKDGTFTNTERRIQRLYRALEPLGQSKPDWEIIQAVANALGAGWNYQHPSEIMDEIASLVPLYAGVTYERLEGFKSLQWPVLPDGSDTPLLFTEGFPFPDGKARLYPAQFIGRFEPLDEEYDLHLNNGRMLEHFHEGNMTYKSPGITHKVPGMFIEVSEELARERGLENGRFVRLVSRHGAIKGRVLVSGRVFGKQVYVPMNTQEAPHMVNRLTGSHTDLSTHTPAYKDTAVRLEVLPDMGDSPLPRWNHRYGQPTPQRGVEVERKWRRADYVFPGHLPGRMQLARHVAPELIGGDD; encoded by the coding sequence ATGAAAGGCACCTATGCCAACAATTCGCTTGCGGAGGCCAGCTTGAACACCAATGAACTGCAGGTGACGGTGAACGGAACGCCTCAGCGTGCCCGTGCAGGTGAGCCTTTGCTCGAAGTGATCAACCGGGCCGGCCTGGAAATTCCTCAGGTCTGCTACCATCCGCAGCTGGGCCCGATTCAGACCTGCGATACCTGCCTGGTGGAGGTCAACGGTGAGCTGGTGCGCTCCTGCGGCACCCCGGTGACCGAAGGCCTCAGCGTACGCACCGAAACCGAGGCGGCACGGAGGTCACGCGCGGCAGCTTTCGACAAGATTCTCGGCAACCACCTGCTGTACTGCACGGTGTGCGACAACAACAACGGCAATTGCGTGGTGCACAACACCACCGCGCTGCTGCGCGTCGAGCATCAGGTCACGCCTTACCACCCCAAGCCCTACCCCAAAGACGAGAGCAATCCCTTTTACCGCTACGACCCTGATCAGTGCATTCTGTGCGGACGCTGCGTGGAAGCCTGCCAGAATTTGCAGGTCAACGAGACGCTCACGATCAACTGGGAAGACCCCAACCCGCGTGTGCTGTGGGACGGCGGACGGCCCATCGACGAGAGCAGCTGCGTCAGCTGCGGCCACTGCGTCACCGTCTGCCCGTGCAACGCCCTGATGGAAAAGAGCATGCTGGGCGAAGCGGGCCTGATGACCGACCTGCCGCTGCCGATCTTCAACTCGGCCGTGGACCTGGTGAAAGCCGCCGAGCCCAGCGTCGGATACGGCCCGATCCTGCGTCTGTCGGACACCGAGCACGCCATGCGCGAGGAGAGCATCAAGCGCACCAAGACGGTCTGCACCTACTGCGGTGTGGGGTGCAGCTTCGAGGTGTGGACCAAGGACCGACATATCCTCAAGGTCGAGCCCACCCACGGCCCGGCCAACGGCGTCTCGACCTGCATCAAGGGCAAGTTCGGCTGGGATTACGTCAACAGCGACCGGCGCGTCACGACTCCCTTGATCCGCGAAGGCAACACCTTCCGTGAAGCGTCGTGGGACGAGGCGCTGTCCTACATCGCGCGCCGCATGACCGAAATCAAGGCCGCGCATGGCCCCGACGCGCTGGCATTCATCGCCTCCTCGAAGTGCACCAACGAGGAGTCGTGGCTGATGCAGAAGCTCGCACGTTCGGTGATCGGCACCAACAACATGGACAACTGCTCGCGCTACTGCCAGTCGCCCGCCACCATGGGACTGTGGCGCACGGTGGGCTACGGCGGAGACAGCGGCAGCATCAGCGACATCGAGCAGGCCGGGCTGGTGATCGGCATCGGTACCAACACCGCCGAGTCGCACCCGGTGCTGGCCACGCGCGTCAAGCGCTCGCACAAGCTGCGTGGGCAGCGCTTGATCGTGGCCGACCTGCGTGAACACGAAATGGCACAGCGCGCTGACCTGTTCGTGCGCCCCAACCCCGGCACCGACTTCGTGTGGCTCAGCGCCGTGGCAAGATTCATTCTCGATGAGGGCCTGGAGGACAAGGAATTCCTGGCCCGGTGGGTCAACGACCTCGACGAATTTAGGGCGAGCATCGAGGAGTACACCCTGGAACGCGCCGAGGAGATCACCGGCATTTCACAGGATGTTTTGCGCCAGATCGCGCACGAAATCGTGAATGCCGACGGTACCTGCATCATGTGGGCCATGGGTGTCACGCAGCAGTGTGGCGGCTCGGAGACCTCCACCGCCATCAGCAACCTGCTGCTGGTGACCGGGAACTACATGCGCCCGGGCGCGGGCTCTTACCCGCTGCGCGGCCACAACAATGTGCAGGGCGCCAGCGACATGGGCGCCATGCCGAACTTCGTCGGCGGTTACCAGAGCATCAACGACGAAGGGGTGCGTGCCAAGTTTGCCGCGAAGTGGGGAACGGAGCTGCCCACCAACAAGGGACTCGACAACCACGAGATGGTGCACGGCATCCACGCGGGCACGATCAAGGCGGTGTACCTCAAGGGCGAGGAGATGGGCCTCGTCGACTCGAACATCAATTACGTCGATCAGGCCTTCGAGATGCTGGAATTCTTCGTGGTGCAGGAGGTGTTTTTCAGCCGCACGGCCGAGTTCGCCGACGTGGTGCTGCCGGCCAGCCCCAGCCTGGAGAAAGACGGCACCTTCACCAACACCGAGCGGCGCATTCAGCGCCTCTACCGCGCGCTCGAACCGCTCGGACAGAGCAAACCCGACTGGGAGATCATTCAGGCAGTCGCCAACGCGCTGGGCGCCGGTTGGAACTACCAGCACCCCAGCGAGATCATGGACGAGATCGCCAGCCTCGTTCCCCTGTATGCGGGCGTCACCTACGAGCGCCTGGAAGGCTTCAAATCGCTGCAGTGGCCGGTGTTGCCCGACGGCAGTGACACGCCGCTGCTCTTCACCGAAGGCTTTCCCTTCCCGGACGGCAAGGCGCGCCTGTACCCGGCGCAATTCATCGGGCGCTTTGAACCCCTCGACGAGGAGTACGACCTGCACCTCAACAACGGGCGCATGCTCGAACACTTCCACGAAGGCAACATGACCTACAAGTCGCCGGGCATCACCCACAAGGTGCCGGGCATGTTCATCGAAGTCTCCGAGGAACTCGCCCGCGAGCGCGGCCTGGAAAACGGGCGTTTTGTGCGGCTCGTGTCGCGGCACGGCGCCATCAAGGGCCGGGTTCTGGTGTCAGGACGGGTGTTCGGCAAGCAGGTATACGTGCCCATGAACACACAGGAGGCGCCGCACATGGTCAACCGCCTCACGGGCAGTCACACCGATCTCAGCACCCACACGCCCGCCTACAAGGACACCGCCGTGCGCCTGGAAGTCCTGCCCGACATGGGTGACAGCCCGCTGCCACGCTGGAACCACCGTTATGGGCAGCCGACTCCCCAGCGGGGTGTCGAGGTCGAACGCAAATGGCGCCGCGCCGATTATGTGTTTCCCGGTCACCTGCCGGGACGCATGCAGCTGGCCCGCCACGTTGCGCCTGAGCTGATCGGAGGTGATGACTGA
- a CDS encoding TerC family protein: MFELFNWISSPEAWIAFATLVVLEVVLGIDNIIFISILAGKLPTALQARARTIGLLLAAGMRLLLLVFIAFIVRLTTPLFTVLGQEISGRDLVLIAGGLFLLYKATREIHEKLEGQDHAGVVRAAPTFAAVIAQILVVDMVFSLDSIITAVGMVDDIGVMVSAVLVTVAVMLAAAGPISAFVNRHPTVKMLALSFLLLIGTTLIAEGLDFHVPKGYIYFAMAFSVLVEMLNLRTRKGKPVEFNEPHQESV; encoded by the coding sequence ATGTTCGAACTGTTCAACTGGATCTCCTCGCCCGAAGCCTGGATTGCCTTTGCTACGCTCGTCGTGCTGGAAGTCGTTCTGGGCATTGATAACATCATTTTCATCTCGATTCTGGCCGGTAAACTGCCCACCGCCCTGCAAGCCCGCGCCCGCACGATCGGTCTGCTGCTGGCTGCCGGAATGCGCCTGTTGCTGCTGGTCTTCATCGCCTTTATCGTCCGCCTGACCACGCCGCTCTTTACCGTGCTCGGCCAGGAGATCAGCGGACGAGATCTGGTACTGATCGCAGGTGGGTTGTTCTTGCTGTACAAGGCCACGCGCGAAATTCACGAAAAGCTCGAAGGCCAGGATCACGCAGGAGTGGTGCGCGCAGCACCGACGTTCGCGGCGGTGATCGCGCAGATTCTGGTGGTGGACATGGTGTTTTCACTTGACAGCATCATCACCGCCGTCGGCATGGTCGATGACATCGGCGTGATGGTCTCGGCCGTGCTGGTCACGGTTGCGGTCATGCTGGCCGCAGCCGGACCGATCAGTGCTTTCGTGAACCGCCATCCGACGGTGAAGATGCTGGCACTGAGCTTTCTGCTGCTCATCGGCACGACCCTGATTGCCGAAGGACTGGACTTCCACGTTCCCAAGGGCTACATCTATTTCGCCATGGCCTTCTCGGTCCTGGTCGAGATGCTGAACCTGCGTACCCGGAAGGGCAAACCCGTCGAGTTCAACGAACCACACCAGGAATCCGTCTGA
- a CDS encoding zinc-dependent alcohol dehydrogenase family protein, which produces MLTTAAVLRFMGTPGPYATSRPLSIETVRLDPPGEGEVLVEVAAAGLCHSDLSVIEGVRPRPLPMLLGHEASGVVVSIGPGVRSVAAGDHVVCTFVPSCGHCLPCATGRPALCEPGAQANAAGTLLSGVRRIRTDDGPLHHHLGVSGFARHAVLSERSVVRIDPDVPLREAALFGCAVLTGVGAVMNTARIEPGMSAAIFGLGGVGLSAVMGAVASGAHPVIAVDVVEAKLDLARQMGATHVVHAAQDDPVHAIRELTGGGAQHVVETVGSERVLVQAYQATRRGGTTTTVGLPAPDRAFSIPAVSLVAEERTVKGSYMGSTVPSRDIPRFIALWEAGRLPVERLLTGTLALQDINAGFDALAAGQAVRQLVTFE; this is translated from the coding sequence ATGCTCACGACTGCCGCCGTTCTTCGCTTCATGGGCACACCGGGGCCGTATGCCACTTCGCGGCCCCTCAGCATCGAGACGGTGCGGCTCGATCCTCCGGGTGAAGGAGAAGTCCTTGTGGAAGTCGCCGCCGCGGGACTGTGCCACTCGGACCTCTCGGTGATCGAGGGCGTGAGGCCGCGTCCCCTGCCGATGCTGCTGGGTCACGAGGCCAGTGGCGTGGTCGTCTCGATCGGTCCAGGTGTCCGGAGCGTTGCGGCTGGCGACCACGTTGTCTGTACCTTCGTACCGTCATGTGGGCACTGTCTTCCTTGCGCGACCGGACGTCCGGCCCTCTGCGAGCCGGGCGCGCAAGCCAACGCGGCCGGAACCCTGCTGTCGGGGGTGCGGCGCATCCGCACCGACGATGGCCCACTGCATCACCATCTTGGCGTTTCGGGATTTGCCCGCCACGCCGTGCTGTCCGAACGCTCCGTGGTACGCATCGATCCGGACGTTCCGTTGCGCGAAGCCGCGCTCTTCGGGTGCGCCGTCCTGACCGGCGTGGGCGCGGTCATGAACACCGCCCGAATCGAACCCGGCATGAGCGCGGCCATCTTTGGCCTGGGAGGGGTGGGCCTGAGCGCGGTGATGGGCGCGGTGGCCAGCGGCGCCCACCCTGTCATTGCCGTGGACGTCGTGGAAGCGAAGCTTGACCTCGCCCGGCAGATGGGGGCCACCCACGTGGTTCACGCGGCCCAGGACGATCCGGTGCACGCTATTCGTGAGCTGACCGGTGGGGGCGCGCAGCATGTCGTCGAAACGGTGGGCAGCGAGCGGGTACTCGTCCAGGCTTATCAGGCCACCCGCCGTGGCGGCACCACCACCACCGTCGGGCTTCCGGCACCGGACCGGGCCTTCTCGATTCCGGCAGTGTCGCTGGTCGCCGAGGAGCGCACCGTCAAGGGCTCGTACATGGGCTCGACCGTGCCGAGCCGCGACATTCCGCGTTTTATTGCCTTGTGGGAGGCTGGACGGCTGCCCGTCGAGCGGCTGCTGACGGGCACGCTGGCGCTGCAGGACATCAACGCGGGTTTCGACGCCCTGGCCGCCGGTCAGGCAGTGCGCCAGCTGGTGACCTTCGAATAG